From Paenibacillus graminis, a single genomic window includes:
- a CDS encoding ABC transporter permease, with the protein MKTIRKHGELLALFLFAFAFFIVFKYGPLYGVVIAFKDFKVVDGIWGSPWVGFQHFQELFQSSDFYRLLKNTLLLNFYQLLFAFPAPIILAILLNEVRSRYFQRFIQTTMYLPHFVSWVIMSGLLIYFLSPTTGIMADIMGWFGKEPIFFMGKKEYFRSIVVGSSILKDLGWGSIIYFAALSGINPEIQESAIIDGANRWQRIIRINVPSIMPTISIMFILSLGGFLSANFEQIINLLNPVTFETGDVIDTYVYRVGLQQFQYSYTAAIGLFKSLVGLVLILGANLTVKKLSKGENGLW; encoded by the coding sequence ATGAAAACCATACGAAAGCATGGAGAATTATTGGCGCTGTTTCTGTTTGCCTTTGCGTTTTTCATTGTTTTTAAATATGGTCCGCTGTATGGCGTGGTCATTGCATTTAAGGATTTCAAGGTCGTGGATGGAATATGGGGAAGTCCGTGGGTAGGATTTCAGCATTTTCAGGAGCTGTTCCAGAGCAGCGACTTTTACCGTCTTCTTAAAAACACCCTGCTTTTGAACTTTTATCAGCTGCTCTTTGCATTTCCGGCTCCGATTATTCTGGCGATTCTGCTCAATGAGGTCCGCTCCCGGTATTTCCAGAGATTTATTCAGACAACGATGTATTTGCCCCATTTCGTATCTTGGGTAATCATGTCGGGTCTGCTCATCTATTTTCTGTCGCCGACTACAGGGATTATGGCTGACATCATGGGCTGGTTCGGAAAGGAGCCTATCTTCTTTATGGGCAAAAAGGAATATTTCCGGTCCATAGTCGTAGGCTCTTCCATACTGAAGGACCTGGGCTGGGGTTCCATCATCTATTTTGCCGCTTTGTCGGGGATTAACCCGGAAATTCAGGAATCGGCCATCATTGATGGGGCGAACCGCTGGCAGAGGATCATCCGGATCAATGTTCCGTCGATCATGCCTACCATATCGATTATGTTCATCCTCAGTCTCGGCGGTTTCTTAAGTGCAAATTTTGAACAAATTATCAATCTGCTTAACCCGGTCACCTTTGAAACGGGCGACGTCATCGATACTTACGTCTACCGGGTCGGCCTGCAGCAGTTCCAGTACAGCTACACAGCAGCTATCGGCTTGTTCAAGTCGCTTGTGGGACTTGTGCTCATTCTGGGTGCCAATCTGACCGTGAAGAAGCTGAGCAAAGGGGAAAACGGATTATGGTAG
- a CDS encoding carbohydrate ABC transporter permease has product MKTRKWQDLITPAIIYLVLSLLALIVVYPFIHVTAVSFSGRGEALRSGFHFFPRDFEWRAYRELLEYPFIWSGYANTVFRMVVGTLLTLLVTVCAAYPLSRPDFPMKRALIMLILFTMIFDGGIVPNYLLIKELHLLDSRLVYVLPTAANAFQVLVMLSFFRSIPDALIEAARIDGARDMRILFRIVLPLSIPSLVTIGLWSLVHHINAFMDNLLYVTDQSKYVLQQVVRQILIENKLDPFTTATNLVPPAPESLKMASVIVCSLPVLVLYPFLLKYFEKGTMIGSVKG; this is encoded by the coding sequence ATGAAGACGAGAAAATGGCAGGATCTTATTACACCCGCTATCATCTATTTGGTGTTATCATTGCTCGCGCTGATCGTCGTGTACCCATTCATTCATGTTACGGCGGTTTCCTTCAGCGGACGCGGAGAGGCGCTCCGGAGCGGATTTCATTTTTTTCCGCGGGACTTCGAATGGAGAGCGTACCGGGAGCTGCTGGAATATCCGTTCATTTGGTCAGGCTATGCCAATACCGTGTTCCGCATGGTGGTGGGAACGCTCTTGACGCTGCTAGTCACCGTCTGCGCTGCCTATCCGCTGTCACGCCCTGATTTTCCTATGAAGCGTGCGCTGATCATGCTAATACTGTTCACCATGATCTTCGACGGGGGCATCGTCCCGAATTATCTGCTGATCAAAGAGCTGCATCTGCTGGATTCACGCTTGGTCTATGTGCTGCCTACAGCAGCTAATGCCTTCCAGGTTCTGGTGATGCTGTCGTTCTTCCGGTCCATTCCGGATGCACTGATCGAAGCGGCCCGCATCGACGGGGCCAGGGACATGCGGATCTTGTTCCGCATTGTGCTGCCGCTCTCCATCCCGTCCCTGGTGACGATTGGGCTCTGGTCGCTCGTTCACCATATCAACGCGTTTATGGATAATCTGCTGTATGTCACCGACCAGTCGAAGTACGTGCTGCAGCAAGTCGTCCGGCAGATCCTCATCGAGAACAAGCTGGACCCGTTCACTACGGCAACCAATCTGGTCCCTCCTGCACCGGAGAGTCTGAAGATGGCGTCAGTGATTGTATGCTCATTACCGGTGCTCGTGTTGTACCCGTTCCTGCTTAAATACTTTGAGAAAGGAACGATGATTGGTTCAGTGAAAGGGTAA